One Actinospica robiniae DSM 44927 genomic region harbors:
- the dprA gene encoding DNA-processing protein DprA, which yields MSMHRNLSASTAPIDYEDERAVRLRLGRLIEPEDQLFTDLLELVEPAQLLRTIVEGEPLDCPIPKGLATKFDGRRAGLGFRLALADPVADLEAGERAGARYLIPGDEDWPTALDDLGGRTPIGLWMIGGFPAAAPTVAMVGARACTGYGLQAAGQLAAELAKDGVTVVSGAALGVDGSAHRGALAVGGVTVAVLACGVDRRYPAAHGHLIQAIGERGAVLAELPPGTAPTRFRFLARNRLIAGLAGGTVVVEAAGRSGSLVTARLAAELGRAVFAVPGPITSRLSMGTNALLCDGAIPALDGRQVQYELGIEPRKPPAAPEPSSPRPRQPVAASAPAVQTDSAEASPPQPAPVGAPFDRAAILVREALPTVRSGRATDATALATETGLTPGVVLAALGLLAACGIAVKTGGGWALLSTTESK from the coding sequence ATGTCCATGCACAGAAACCTGTCGGCGAGCACTGCTCCGATCGACTACGAGGACGAACGCGCCGTGCGTCTTCGGCTCGGGCGGCTGATCGAGCCGGAAGACCAGCTCTTCACGGACTTGCTCGAACTCGTCGAGCCGGCACAGCTGCTCCGCACCATCGTGGAGGGCGAGCCTCTCGACTGCCCGATTCCGAAAGGGCTCGCGACCAAGTTCGACGGGCGGCGCGCCGGGCTGGGGTTCCGGCTCGCTCTCGCCGACCCGGTCGCTGATCTCGAGGCGGGGGAGCGGGCGGGAGCGCGCTACCTCATCCCGGGCGATGAGGACTGGCCCACGGCGCTCGACGACTTGGGCGGCCGCACGCCCATCGGGCTCTGGATGATCGGCGGGTTCCCGGCCGCCGCGCCGACGGTCGCGATGGTCGGGGCCAGGGCGTGCACCGGGTACGGGCTCCAAGCGGCCGGTCAGCTCGCCGCGGAGCTGGCGAAGGACGGGGTGACGGTCGTATCCGGCGCCGCGCTCGGGGTCGACGGGTCGGCCCATCGTGGCGCGCTCGCGGTCGGCGGCGTCACCGTGGCCGTGCTGGCCTGCGGCGTCGACCGCCGCTACCCGGCCGCCCACGGCCACCTGATCCAGGCGATCGGCGAACGTGGCGCGGTGCTCGCCGAACTCCCGCCCGGCACAGCACCCACGCGCTTCCGCTTTCTGGCCCGCAACCGCTTGATCGCGGGTCTGGCCGGCGGCACCGTGGTCGTCGAAGCCGCCGGTCGAAGCGGCTCTCTCGTCACCGCTCGCTTGGCAGCCGAGCTCGGCCGAGCCGTCTTCGCCGTGCCCGGGCCGATCACCTCGCGCCTGTCGATGGGGACCAATGCGCTGCTGTGCGATGGAGCGATTCCGGCGCTCGACGGCAGGCAGGTGCAATACGAGCTCGGCATCGAACCCCGCAAGCCGCCGGCGGCGCCCGAGCCGAGCTCGCCCCGACCACGGCAGCCTGTCGCGGCGTCAGCCCCGGCAGTCCAGACGGATTCGGCTGAAGCTTCGCCACCCCAGCCTGCCCCCGTAGGCGCCCCGTTCGACCGCGCCGCGATCCTCGTCCGCGAGGCGCTCCCGACCGTCCGCTCGGGCCGTGCCACGGACGCGACGGCGCTCGCCACCGAGACCGGTCTCACCCCCGGCGTGGTCTTGGCGGCGCTGGGCCTACTGGCGGCGTGCGGCATCGCTGTGAAGACGGGAGGTGGATGGGCACTCTTGAGCACCACCGAGTCCAAGTGA
- a CDS encoding YifB family Mg chelatase-like AAA ATPase, with amino-acid sequence MPGYGRAAGVALLGLAGLLVEAEAVVTAGLSRFSLIGLPDAGLSEARDRVRAAVINSSIPWPQAALTVSLAPASLRKQGSSFDLAIAMAVLRADGKVRPEASGEPVYFAELGLDGSVRPVRGVLPAALAAVKAGYSAVCVAEANAREAAQIGGLRVVGVRTLRQAVAHANGEPVPEDPPPSDEPHLRPTGASSPSDAAAGPLSSKASASLAGPASSAALGSTSSTSLVSASASAFASAVRAEPDLADVLGQYEARLALEVSATGGHHLFLCGAPGSGKTMLAERLPGLLPPLDEEAALEVTAVHSLAGTLNPLEPLVTEPPFCAVHHSATAAALVGGGSSVLRPGAVSRAHRGVLFLDEAPEFGRAALDSLREPIESGEVVIARSCGMAAFPARFLLVAAANPCPCGRSMSTMGVCTCSPRARSAYLGRISGPLLDRIDLRVDVSPVGPSELLAAASGGQSGESTALVAERVRQARERASARLTGTPWQLNAQVPARYSRANWPLGNEALAGAEKALHSGVLTARGLDRVVRVAWTLADLSGRDRPSRVEVDTALGFRLAAMLPGNL; translated from the coding sequence ATGCCCGGGTACGGCCGGGCCGCCGGCGTCGCTCTGCTCGGGCTGGCCGGCCTGCTCGTCGAAGCCGAGGCCGTCGTCACCGCAGGCCTGTCCCGCTTCAGCCTCATCGGTCTGCCCGACGCAGGACTCTCCGAAGCACGCGATCGCGTCCGCGCGGCCGTGATCAACAGCTCCATCCCCTGGCCCCAGGCCGCGCTGACCGTTTCGCTCGCGCCGGCGTCGCTGCGCAAGCAGGGCTCTTCGTTCGATCTCGCGATCGCGATGGCAGTCCTGCGCGCAGACGGCAAGGTGCGCCCCGAAGCGTCCGGCGAGCCGGTCTACTTCGCAGAGCTCGGGCTGGACGGCTCGGTGCGTCCGGTGCGCGGGGTGCTGCCTGCCGCGCTTGCCGCCGTGAAGGCAGGGTACTCAGCCGTCTGTGTCGCGGAGGCGAATGCTCGCGAGGCAGCCCAGATCGGCGGCCTGCGAGTGGTCGGCGTCAGGACCTTGCGCCAGGCCGTCGCCCACGCCAACGGCGAGCCGGTACCGGAAGACCCGCCGCCCTCGGACGAGCCACACCTCCGGCCCACAGGCGCATCCTCGCCTTCTGACGCGGCGGCCGGTCCGCTCTCGTCCAAGGCGTCCGCCAGCCTGGCCGGACCGGCGTCTTCCGCCGCGCTCGGCTCCACTTCGTCCACGTCGCTCGTCTCGGCTTCGGCATCCGCCTTCGCCTCAGCAGTCCGCGCGGAGCCCGACCTCGCCGACGTGCTGGGGCAATACGAGGCGAGGCTCGCGCTCGAGGTCAGCGCGACGGGTGGACATCACCTCTTCCTCTGCGGGGCACCCGGTTCCGGCAAGACGATGCTCGCTGAGCGCTTGCCGGGGTTGCTGCCGCCGCTCGACGAGGAGGCGGCGCTGGAGGTCACCGCCGTCCACTCGCTGGCCGGCACATTGAACCCGCTCGAACCGCTGGTCACCGAACCGCCGTTCTGCGCCGTCCACCACTCCGCCACGGCCGCGGCACTGGTAGGTGGCGGGTCGTCAGTCCTGCGACCGGGGGCCGTGTCCCGAGCTCATCGTGGGGTTCTGTTCCTCGACGAGGCACCCGAGTTCGGTCGAGCGGCTCTCGACAGTTTGCGCGAGCCGATCGAGTCCGGCGAGGTGGTCATCGCGCGGAGCTGCGGGATGGCCGCCTTCCCGGCGCGCTTCCTGCTCGTCGCCGCAGCGAATCCGTGCCCGTGCGGACGGTCGATGTCCACGATGGGCGTCTGCACCTGCAGCCCGCGCGCTCGGAGTGCGTACCTCGGCCGCATCTCCGGCCCGCTGTTGGACCGGATCGACCTGCGTGTGGACGTCAGTCCGGTCGGCCCCTCAGAGCTGCTTGCGGCGGCGTCCGGCGGCCAGTCAGGCGAGAGCACCGCCCTGGTCGCCGAGCGGGTCAGGCAGGCGCGTGAGCGTGCTTCTGCGCGGCTGACGGGCACGCCCTGGCAACTCAATGCACAGGTGCCCGCGCGCTACTCGCGAGCGAACTGGCCGCTGGGGAACGAGGCTCTCGCGGGAGCCGAGAAGGCGCTGCACTCCGGGGTGCTCACAGCGCGAGGTCTCGACCGGGTCGTGCGCGTCGCCTGGACGCTCGCCGACTTGTCGGGACGTGACCGGCCGAGCCGCGTCGAGGTCGACACCGCGCTCGGCTTTCGGCTCGCCGCGATGCTGCCCGGAAACCTGTGA
- a CDS encoding YraN family protein — MDAPPVHQAHPVHPADESRPRRVGRRGEQVAAGYLRQRGYRVLDRNWRSPDGEVPGELDLVLRYRGTLVICEVKARTGGRLAHPAEAVTPEKAARLRRLAVVWLREHDRHHSVWRPAVGGLPALIRAATSFVAPSGASPAPPPAAIRIDVVAVRLAPREPFPVLGVDHLIGVA, encoded by the coding sequence GTGGACGCCCCGCCGGTCCATCAGGCCCATCCGGTCCATCCCGCCGACGAGAGCCGTCCCCGACGCGTCGGCCGCCGAGGCGAGCAGGTAGCCGCGGGCTACCTCCGTCAGCGCGGCTACCGGGTGCTGGACCGGAACTGGCGCAGTCCGGACGGCGAGGTGCCCGGCGAGCTCGACCTCGTCCTGCGCTACCGCGGCACGCTCGTGATCTGCGAGGTCAAGGCGCGGACGGGCGGCCGGCTGGCCCACCCCGCCGAGGCGGTCACCCCGGAGAAGGCGGCCAGGCTGCGCAGGCTCGCGGTCGTCTGGCTCAGGGAGCACGACCGCCACCACAGCGTCTGGCGCCCCGCGGTCGGCGGCCTGCCCGCCCTCATCCGCGCCGCGACGAGCTTCGTCGCCCCGTCCGGCGCCTCCCCGGCCCCGCCGCCCGCCGCCATCCGCATCGACGTCGTAGCCGTCCGCCTGGCCCCTCGTGAGCCCTTCCCGGTCCTCGGCGTCGACCACCTCATCGGGGTGGCCTGA
- a CDS encoding DUF2469 domain-containing protein, whose protein sequence is MSAEDLEKYETEMELQLYREYRDVVGLFRYVVETERRFYLTNQVELEARSADGEVYFEVTMADAWVWDMYRPARFVKNVRVVTFKDVNVEELAKPDLEVPTE, encoded by the coding sequence ATGAGCGCGGAAGACCTCGAGAAGTACGAGACCGAGATGGAGCTGCAGCTCTACCGGGAGTACCGCGACGTCGTCGGCCTGTTCCGATACGTCGTGGAGACCGAGCGGCGGTTCTACCTGACCAACCAGGTCGAGCTCGAGGCCAGGTCCGCGGACGGCGAGGTGTACTTCGAGGTGACCATGGCGGACGCCTGGGTCTGGGACATGTACCGCCCGGCCCGGTTCGTCAAGAACGTCCGCGTGGTCACGTTCAAGGACGTGAACGTCGAGGAGCTCGCCAAGCCGGACCTCGAGGTGCCCACGGAGTGA